From the genome of Vagococcus entomophilus:
AGTGATTGTGGGTAATGATATAACAGTAAAAGATGGAAAAATTGTGGCGGTGCCTGAAAACTACAAAGATATCGGCGGGACACCTGTGAAAGAGGGATTTAACTTATCTGAATTAACAGAATACATATTAAATATTTATTATGTACTACTATCAAGGGGGATTGATGGTTGTACAGTCTACTTTGAAGATAAAAACATAGAAAAATTATTTAAAGAACGAGTGGGCTTATAGGAGAAATGCAATATGGAAGACTTAATAAGAGAAATTAATCAATTTAGAGACGATAGGGATTGGCGGCAATTTCATAATGCTAAAAGCCTAGCACTATCAGTTTCCCTTGAAGCTTCAGAATTACTGGAAAACTTTCAATGGAAGTCAAGTGAAGAAGCAATAGCTGATGATTTAGGTTTGGATTTGATTTCGGTTATAAAATCGTTCGATGTAGCTAAATAGCGCTCGATTCGCTTCTTCAAAATCTGAGTAGCTAGTCTTGTAGATTCCCTCCTTTTTCAATGAGGCATTGGAAGATTCGATTCCAGCATTATCATAAGGTGTTTCCTTTCTACTATAAGAATGTCTTATTTTGTTGGTTTCAAGCCATTGTTCCACTTCTCTCGCTGTGTAGTGGCTACCCAATTTAGTGTGTAGAATCATTCCTGCTGGAATATGATAATGTATTTTTGCTTTATTCAACGCTTGAATGACACAATCCATAGTCATTCGTTTTGAAAATGTATAGCTAATAATTTTTTTCGTGTGTAAGTCTATGATTGAAGATAAGTAACACCAACCATTTTTTTAGTAGGAATGTAAGTAATTTCGGCTACCGATTTGTCACAGATTGTTTTAGTAGAAAAACCCTGATTTAAGAGATTCTCTTTTGAAATAATCGGTTTTTTAGACCTTTGAGGTCTATATTTTTTAACTACAATCGACCTTAAATTTAATTGTTTCATTAGCTTTTGGACATGTTTAAGAGATACTGAAACACCTTCTTTTAATAAAATTTGATGAATCTTTGTGGCACCATAGCGTTATTTATTCATAAAAAAAAATGTTAACACCTTCTTTTTCAACTTATTATTTCTGATTTCTGTAGCTGTCAACGGTTTGTTTTTTATAAAAATAATAAACACTACTAGGGATTTTTAATAACCGGCATAACAAAGAAACAGTGTAATCCTTACACCATTTTTCGATAAATTGAACAAGCAAATTTAGGTTTTCTGAGAGAATATGGCTGCGGCTTTTTTAAGATTTCAAGTTCCTCTTTCAAACGAGCATTTTCTTTTCTCAGCTTTTAACTCCATGTACTGTAACTTTAGAAAAAATCAACTATAGAATAGAAACAAAAAAGGCATTGACGCAATGTCCAATACCTGAATAAGTCAATAGTATTTCAAAGAAATCTAGTATTCTTTTCTAGTTGTCGCTCAAAAAGAGACATGAAAAAAGCTAGTGATTCAATTACTGTTAGCATACTTATGTAGACAGTTCTTGCTATTTTCAAGACCATTTGCCTTCAGTGCCAGCCAAACAAAAAAGTGCCAAGGATTAAATTATTATAAAGTTAGGTAATCTTCTAAATCAGGACTTGCTCAGCTTTTTTATTCCCATTTTATATACTAAGTATAAATAAATCGATAGCGAGAATTAAGGCGAACAGAGAAAAAAAGCGAATGAAAATTCGATGATTAATAAATGGAGCAGAGTTGAAGTATTTTAGTAATTAAAAAAGCCTCTTTTAACTTAAACCTAGGAATAAACCAAATTTTTCATTTAATCTATATTAATTTCTTCCAGTATGTTATATGATTTAATTGTAAATGAATAATCTGACAAGATGTCAATATTTTTTGATAGGATGAAAATAAAAAATGAAAAAAATTATCGACTATTATAAAACGAGTTTAGAGCAAGCCTCTTTATCAGAAGTAAAACCAACAAAAAATAAGTCACTCCAAATTTCGTTTCAAAACTATCTTACAGGAGTTGTCAAAGAGCTAACTGAAGAGATAATAGATCGCTTATTTGAAAAAAATGAAGAAGAAATCGAAGTTTTTCTATTTCCAATTCAATTGCAATCTGGATCTGGTAAATCTGAAAAGCGATTATATCCTTTAATTATCCCAGCAAGTCTAACCAAAAGCGGTGAGTTGAAACATATAGCCTATGGTGTTCCTTGGATTCCAAGAATGTTGCTGGCACCAGTGGAAAATTCAAAATTATCTGTCATAGGAGAAAATGATGATTATCTTAAATTTATAGAAAGTCATTCTTTTCGGGAACTATCTTGGAACGAATATACTCAATTGACAAATGAGTTATATGAGTATGTAAGCAAACAAAAGGTAACTGATTTAACTGAAATCTCTTGGTATAAAAAAGTGGATGAAGAAGTTTTAATATTTAAAGGAGTATCCAATGGCGGAGCTGCTCAAAGAATTGTAAAACTATATGACTCGATAGCAAAATATAATGGAGAGTTACTATTATTAAACAATTTTTTAGGTAATGAGAATAGTTCAACAGATTCTAATTTACTACCAAAAACAAAGCAAATAGAAATGGACAAGTTCCATGTAGGCCAAATGAAACCAACTTTCGGACTTTCTCCTAGCCAACGAGAAGTAGTTCGCCATATGAATACACTGGATAATGGGGAAATCATAGGAGTAACGGGTCCGCCTGGGACAGGAAAAACAACTTTATTGCAAAGTATCATCGCATCAAACTGGATCAAAGCAGCGATTGATCAAAAACAACCGCCAATTTGTGTTGTTTCCTCAACCAATAATCAAGCGGTGACGAATGTCATTGAAAGCTTTCAAATAGATAACAGCCAAGGAACTAGTTTTGATTTGAATCACTTTCCAGATTTTCCAGAATTACATTCACTAAAGAAAAACTTCGATTTATTTGAAGACCGCTGGATTCCTCAGCTAGACAGTTATGGTTTGTATATTGTAAATAAAAAGAAATATTCTGAGGCATCTTTAGCAGCGATGAAAGCAAAAATTAGCAGTGACAATAGTGAATATTTAGAAAGAATGGAATCAATTGATTTTTCAGAACAAGCAACAGTGTATTTTTTATCAAATTTTGAACAAATTTTTAATAAAAAAGACTTTACCATTAAACAAGCAAAAAAAGAAATTCATCGTTGGTTAATAATACTATCTAGAGACTTGCATGATCTTATTGAATATCACTCAAACGCAAAAAACTATGAAGAAACGATAGCAAAACGGAATAATCGGTTGAGTGAGATTAATAATTCGATTGACGAAAATCAAAAAAAAATCAAAGAATTAAAAAACACCTGTTTTGAGTGGGAAACATTTAATTCTAAAGCAAGTAATATTTTAGATATGATTCCATACCTAAAACAAAAACGTGAACAAGAAAGAAAACAGAAATTCTGTCACCTCAATGAGCTTTCCTCAATTGAAGAGTTAGAAAGCTTATTAGAAAAAGAAAAAAATCAGTAAAAGATTTATCAGCTGAAAAAGAGCAACTATCAACGAACTATGAAACTATAAAGAATGAAGAACAACGCTTCGAACTACTCTTAAAAAGATATCATCTAGATCAAGCTCTAAGTTACGATCACCTCAATGATCATTTAGATAAAACGATTAGGTATTTATTATTTTTATTTGCAACGCATTATTGGGAAGCTGAGTGGCTCATTTCCATCGACGAAATGAATGAGAAAAAGGAACTAACTAATTCTGTTAAAACAATAAAAGAGTATCAACAGAGATGGATTAGAAGTGCGATGTTAACACCATGTATTGTTGGAACTCTTTACCAAGTACCAGTATTTTTCTCTTATGAAAATAAGCCAATGTTTAATTTTATTGATTTATTCATTACAGATGAATCCGGACAAGTTAGTCCTGAAATATGCACAGCTAGCCTGTCACTTGCAAAAAAATATTTAGCAGTTGGTGATACTAAACAAATTGAGCCTATTTGGAATATGTCAACGGAAGTAGATAAAGGAAATATTCTTAAATTACTTACAACCAATCAAAATGAAATGTCGCTATTCATGAATTGTGGACTATCAGCATCTTGCGGTAATCTGATGAAAGTTGCTCAGATTAAAAGCAAATTCCATAAATATTCTCATTTAAGCGGGGGGTTATTTCTGAGTGAACATCGTAGATGTCTACCAGAAATTATCACTTATTGCAATACTTTAGCCTACGATGGTAAATTAGAAGCAAAACGAGAAGAAAAGGAGAGTTATTATAAAGATAAACTACCACCTATGGGCTATGGACATATTATCGGGAAAATGATGCGAAAAGATAATAGTATGGCAAATGTACTAGAAGCTAGAACGATAGCAAATTGGATCAATGATCAAAAAGATACATTATTGAAAATGTATAACAAGAAAACAATTGGAGAGGTTATCGCAGTAGTTACACCTTTTAAAGCACAAAAAATTGTAATAAACAACGAATTGAAAAAATTAGGTTTTAAAGAAAATGAGATTGTTGTTGGTACAGTCCATGCATTGCAAGGAGCTGAAAAATCTGTAGTGATTTTTTCAACAGTCTATGATTTTTCTTATAAAGGTACTTACTTTTTTGATAAAAGTGTTCACATGTTAAACGTCGCTGTATCTAGAGCAAAAGATAGTTTTTTAGTTTTTGGAGATACAAATATTTTTAGTTTAGATGGGAATTTACCTTCTACACAGCTAGCAAAAATTATTTTTGCTTCAGAATATAATGCTATTCATGGGTTAGAAAAATACAATGGATTATTAGCAGGAAATGTCCAAAGAATAGAAGGTGTTTCTGCTCATGATGACTATTTAAAAAAACTGATTAATCGAACAGAAAAATGTATACATATTGTTTCACCATATGTATCTTATTATACTTTAAAAAACTATTGTTCGGGATTATTGAATTTGATACAACAAAAAGTGATGGAAGGAAAAGAGATTTTTATCTATACTTCTCCTTCTATCAATCAAAGTGGGAAGACAAGTTATAGAGACGGTAGAAAACTGTTAGAGCAGACAGGTGCTAAGCTAATTGATCTAAATCGTGTTCATAGCAAAATGATTATTGTAGACAAGCTTGCTTTAGTAGACGGATCATTCAATTGGTTTTCAGCAAGTAGAGAAAAAAATTATGAATACTATAATTGGGATACTTCTATCGTTTTTTATGGTAAAGATGCTAGTAAAATGATTGATAGTCGATTGGAATTATTGGAGGAAAGAGTAATTAAGAAAATTTAGGTGAATGAAAACTGATATTTATTTACCTAAATAGTTAATATAGATATAATGGAATAACATTTTCTATGCATCATTCAGAACTATTTATTTGTAGAGAATTGATCCAACAATTCGATTTTTTGTATAAACAAGTGATTGATAAAGTAATGAAATTAGATGAAGTAGCAATTGAAGAACTTTTAGTAAGTTAATATATGTAATTGGAGGTAACAGTATTGAGAAATGATAAGAAAGAGAACGGATTTTCAGGAATTATTCTGAAAAGAGAGAAGCAACAATTTCAGATTAAAATGTATGGACAGCGTGATAAATCAAATCAGTTAGCTATTCATATCGATACAAAGTTTGGAACTGCTTCTATGGGAAAAATATTTGTGGCGGTGGCTATAATGAAACTGATTGAGCAAAAGAAACTATCATTAGAAACAACATTGGATAATTTTTATAGTACAGATTTAAAAGAAATTGACGGAGATATAACTATATATGAATTATTGACTCATACTTCGGGTATTCAGGACTATTTTGATGAATCAATTGAGGAGGATTACGAACAACTTTGGCAAAAGATTCCTAATTACTCTATTCGAAAAAATAGCGATATAATGCCACTGTTTGTTGATAAAAAACAAGATAGCAAAAGACGGGGGGAATTTATTTATAACAACGCGGGGTATGTACTTCTAGCAGATATTATTGAAAAAATAACGGACCGTGACTTTGATCAAGTATTGAAAGACCTAGTGTTTGATAAGCTTCATATGTCAAATACTGGATATTTTGAATTAGATAATTTACCCGAAAATACTGCAATTGGCTACATAAAAAAGCAAGGTGAACAGCCTCGTAGTAATATTTATTCCATTGATTGTAAAGGAACAGGAGCTGGCGGATGCTATACCACAGTGATGGACATTTGTAACTTTTGGGATGGACTATTCTCCTATGAAATTTTATCTGAAAAGAGCATTTCAGAAATGATAAAAAAACATGCAGGAAATGAAAAAGAACAATGCGGACTAGGGGTCTGGTTGACGGATCCAATAAAAAGTTATCCATATATTTATATTGAAGGGTGTGATCCTGGTGTCTCCTGTATTTCACTGTTCAATCCTTTGGAAAAAGATATATTTACAGTTTTTAGTAATTATGAAGACAATGTTTGGGAGCTTGCTCGAAATTATTTAGTTGAAAAAAAGAATAGCATATAGAGAGAGTTGAATTGCTCAATAAATGCTAGATGTAAAGGTTCTGTTGCAAAGTTTCAAATGAAAAAGAATCTAGACTAATTATTCTATAATTTAAGCAACAATTCCCAAAAGCACTTTAATTTCTATACAGACTGAAAAGCCAAAAAGAGTTCTTTCTTTTCGGCTTTCCTTATATAAACCTCGAATCGCTTCCGTCAAAAATCGTTTATATTTATTAGAAAATCGAATCAGACAAAAAAGAGAAGAGGGCGGACGCGATACATTGATTTTTAAGCTGTTGGCTACTATGGTTACTAAAATGTTTCGTTTTTATAAGCAATGTAAGCGATCGATATATCAAAACGTATAATTAAACAACCTATTTTTAGCTTATTAATATAATCTTGTTATCCTGATGCGTCCACGTTTCACTTGTTTGCTACCGTTGATTCTGTCACATGTTCTTACTTGATTTATTGTCTACAGGTAGTTTGAATAAAATCCGCTTCTACCTCAAGGGAATTATAGTATACGGTTTCTTGGTCACCATAATATTGAACAAGTTTTCCAGCTTTTGAATCAAAGCCATTTTCTAATTTTCTCATCGAGGATCCAAATGAATAATTGCCTGATTCAATTGCTTGGGTCACCTTTTTAAATTTAGGTTTCATTTCGTCTACATGTTGCTCAATTCTTCTATCAAGTTGCTCTTTTAAAAGATACTTTTCTTGTTGTCTTTTTAAAAATTTCTGCTCTTTTTTAAGTAAATGAATCATTGATTCTGTTATTCCTTCAACACCCTCTGAAAATTGACGTTCCATATGAGTGAGTTGTCGATTAATTGATGCTAAATCCATATCTAATTCTCCTATCTACCGTAAATTTTCACTGACTCCTTCGATTAATGATGTTGTATCATAATCCATTTGCTGGTATCCTGCCGCAGCTGCACCAATTTGTTCTGAAAAATCATATAATCTCACTCGTTGCTCATACAAAGAATCCGCTAAATCCATTGCGCGCTCTTTATTAATACAATAGTATTTAGAACCGTCTTTGACTTGAACCAAATCTTCCATTATTTCGAGAACATCGCTCTCAGTCAACAACTCAAACTCTCCACTGCCCACTTGATTCACAAAATCATTCTTTATTTTTGCTAACCCTTCAGAATCTTCTTCCAGATAATCCAATAGGGCTTGAATGGCCTGATTTTGATCAATTTCTGCGATACCCTGAATCGCTCTTGCTTGGGCTAAGATAACATCTGGTTGTACTGCTAACTTTATACTCCCATTTGAATTAAACCCTCCGTAGGTCTCAAAAAAATGTCCAGCAATCCCAATTAAACCATACCATGGGTTGGAAACATCCCCACGTTGGATTGTAATTTTTGAAAAGACAAGTTTGTCAGCTGAACCAAAGTTTCCGACTAAATCATCAGCGTTGGTGAAATTCGTAATTTTTCCAGCCATCAAACCACTATTGACATTTTTTTTGCCATCATTATCCAACAAACGATATACATTCGGCGCTGAAAAAACAACTCCGCTATATTTTTCCATGCAAGCAACAAAACTTGCCAAAGCTCCTCCTAAACTATGTCCTGTTGTGTTGATTTCTGCGTTTTTATACGTTTTTCGAACTTTATTCGCAAAATTAAGCGCGGTTTCTGTTTGAGCTTTAACGGGTACTTCTATTATAACGCCAGTCTTTGGAATCATTACTTGTTTTGTATTTGATTTCAAGCCCAGCACAATTTGATTCAAATCAGCTGTAACGTCCCCATCGCCTTTACCGAACTCTGTTCCTCGATAAGCAATAACGACATTATCATAATCTGTTTTCCCTTTTTTATAGTCTTCTTTTCGAACTACCGCCACTCCCTGACAGCCATTGTTATCAGGATCATCTAGTTTTTTTACTATTACCCAATCATCAGCTATTGTCCGTCCAATTTTAGCATTATCAGAGTGATAAACCTGCTTCGCCAAATCTTTATATTCTTTATCTGTAATTTTTTTACCCATAGGAAACCTCCGCACTTTACATATGTTATACTTATCTTATTCATTGTACTAAAAACAAGGAGAACTTTCTATATGACAAAAAAAACTAAGGTAATTCTGATCACCTTTTTTAGTATTATTCTATGTATTGGAGGATTTATCATGGTGCGAATTGAACAACAAAAAAATTCTGAACAAAAAATAGCTAACTTTTGGGAAACCCAAAAACCGCGTGTCGAAAAATTCATTAAATATAACTTTAAGGATGTAAAAACTATCACTTTTACTAAAATTGAAAATGATCCACTAGGCAGTAACTTGTTTGGTTATATTAATAATGATAAAGAAATGGATTTCGATGTTTCTGTCTCTTTAGGCACAGGAGAAACAGAATTTAATACAGGAATATCTTACAGCGAAAAAATGGGGGAGTTAGAAAAATACCCGAAAGTTATTCCATTATCTGAGATCGAAAACCATAAGAAAAAAACAAACGAATCAAGCTGATTTTCTAAATACAATCAATCCTGGTTTTAAAAGAGCATGACGTTTCCACATACTTTTTTTATACCTAACAATTTTTTTCTGTTCTGTTGTAAAATTCCAAATGAGCGATCCAGGCTATTGTATCGCCAGTCTTTTGTTTATCTTATTCATTCTACTAAAAACAAGGAGACCTTTCTATATGACGAAAAAAAACAAGGTAATTCTGATCACCTTTTTTAGTATTATTCTATGTATTGGAGGATTTATCAGGGTACGAATTGAACAACAAAAAGATTCTGAACAAAAAATAGCTAACTTTTGGGAAACACAGAAACCACGTGTCGAAAAATTTATTAAATATAATTTTAAGAATATTAACTCAATAACTTATACTAATATAGAAAAAACACCATTTTCAACTGTTCAAAATGGCTATATCAATAATGACAAAAATCTATATTTTGATGTGTCTGTTTCAATAGGAACTGGAGAAAAAGAATTTGAAAGTAATATTTCACATAGCGGAAACTTAGATTCGTATGTAAAATACCCTGAATTTATCCCAGTATCCCAAATTGACAATCGTAAGAAAAAATAAACGAATAAGCACTCTTTAAAATACCCACAACCTCGATAGAAAAAAGCATAAATTCATACTTTTTTTTATACCTAACAATTTTTTTCAGTTCTGTTGTAAAATTCCAAATGAGCGATCCTAGCTATTGTATCGCCAATTTTTTGTTTATCTGATTTATAGACTTTATCAGCTAAATTTTGATATTCTTCATTCGTAACTTTCTTTTTCACAGGGAACTGCCTCACATTACATATGTTATACTTGTCTTATTCTACTAAAAACAAGGAGACCTTTTTATATGACAAAAAAAAACAAGGTAATTCTGATCACTTTTTTTAGTATTATTCTGTGTATTGGAGGATTTATTATGATACGTGTTGAACAACAAAAAAAATCTGAACAAAAAGTGGAGGCATTTTGGGAAACCCAAAAACCACGTGTTGAAAAATTCATTAGATACAATTATACCGACGTAAACAGTATTACATTTACTAAAATAACGAATAGCCCATTAGGAACAGCATTACATGGATTCATTAACAATGATAAAAAACTAAACTTTTTTGTATCAGTATCACTTGCAAGTGGAGAAATTAAATTTGAAGATGATATATCAGGTGCACTATGGGAAAGAGAAAAATACAATGAAGTTATTCCCGTATCAAAAATAGATGAACACGAGAAACAACAAGAAAAAGCATCAAATTAATCAAGAGTACTTTCTAAATACAATCAATCCTGGTTTTAAAAAAGCATGATATTTCCTCATGCTTTTTTTATACCCTTATTTTTTCAATTCAGTTGTAAAGTTTTATAATGAGCGATAATCTTTTTATTTCAAGACACACTGAATAGCCAAAAAGAGTTCATTCTTTTTGGCTATTCTTATGTAGATCTCTAATTTCTACAATAAGCACATCTTTTTGAAATTATTTGTCTTTAAAATAGTTCATTATTTTGTTACTCCAAAGTCGTCTTAACTAGAGGTTACACTAAATTTACTTGATTGAAAAACTTGGCAACAGAACCACATGGAATAATTCATTATAAAAAGT
Proteins encoded in this window:
- a CDS encoding integrase core domain-containing protein — its product is MRHSYSRKETPYDNAGIESSNASLKKEGIYKTSYSDFEEANRALFSYIERFYNRNQIQT
- a CDS encoding UvrD-helicase domain-containing protein, translated to MKKIIDYYKTSLEQASLSEVKPTKNKSLQISFQNYLTGVVKELTEEIIDRLFEKNEEEIEVFLFPIQLQSGSGKSEKRLYPLIIPASLTKSGELKHIAYGVPWIPRMLLAPVENSKLSVIGENDDYLKFIESHSFRELSWNEYTQLTNELYEYVSKQKVTDLTEISWYKKVDEEVLIFKGVSNGGAAQRIVKLYDSIAKYNGELLLLNNFLGNENSSTDSNLLPKTKQIEMDKFHVGQMKPTFGLSPSQREVVRHMNTLDNGEIIGVTGPPGTGKTTLLQSIIASNWIKAAIDQKQPPICVVSSTNNQAVTNVIESFQIDNSQGTSFDLNHFPDFPELHSLKKNFDLFEDRWIPQLDSYGLYIVNKKKYSEASLAAMKAKISSDNSEYLERMESIDFSEQATVYFLSNFEQIFNKKDFTIKQAKKEIHRWLIILSRDLHDLIEYHSNAKNYEETIAKRNNRLSEINNSIDENQKKIKELKNTCFEWETFNSKASNILDMIPYLKQKREQERKQKFCHLNELSSIEELESLLEKEKNQ
- a CDS encoding AAA domain-containing protein, whose product is MNEKKELTNSVKTIKEYQQRWIRSAMLTPCIVGTLYQVPVFFSYENKPMFNFIDLFITDESGQVSPEICTASLSLAKKYLAVGDTKQIEPIWNMSTEVDKGNILKLLTTNQNEMSLFMNCGLSASCGNLMKVAQIKSKFHKYSHLSGGLFLSEHRRCLPEIITYCNTLAYDGKLEAKREEKESYYKDKLPPMGYGHIIGKMMRKDNSMANVLEARTIANWINDQKDTLLKMYNKKTIGEVIAVVTPFKAQKIVINNELKKLGFKENEIVVGTVHALQGAEKSVVIFSTVYDFSYKGTYFFDKSVHMLNVAVSRAKDSFLVFGDTNIFSLDGNLPSTQLAKIIFASEYNAIHGLEKYNGLLAGNVQRIEGVSAHDDYLKKLINRTEKCIHIVSPYVSYYTLKNYCSGLLNLIQQKVMEGKEIFIYTSPSINQSGKTSYRDGRKLLEQTGAKLIDLNRVHSKMIIVDKLALVDGSFNWFSASREKNYEYYNWDTSIVFYGKDASKMIDSRLELLEERVIKKI
- a CDS encoding serine hydrolase domain-containing protein, with the translated sequence MRNDKKENGFSGIILKREKQQFQIKMYGQRDKSNQLAIHIDTKFGTASMGKIFVAVAIMKLIEQKKLSLETTLDNFYSTDLKEIDGDITIYELLTHTSGIQDYFDESIEEDYEQLWQKIPNYSIRKNSDIMPLFVDKKQDSKRRGEFIYNNAGYVLLADIIEKITDRDFDQVLKDLVFDKLHMSNTGYFELDNLPENTAIGYIKKQGEQPRSNIYSIDCKGTGAGGCYTTVMDICNFWDGLFSYEILSEKSISEMIKKHAGNEKEQCGLGVWLTDPIKSYPYIYIEGCDPGVSCISLFNPLEKDIFTVFSNYEDNVWELARNYLVEKKNSI
- a CDS encoding lipase family protein → MGKKITDKEYKDLAKQVYHSDNAKIGRTIADDWVIVKKLDDPDNNGCQGVAVVRKEDYKKGKTDYDNVVIAYRGTEFGKGDGDVTADLNQIVLGLKSNTKQVMIPKTGVIIEVPVKAQTETALNFANKVRKTYKNAEINTTGHSLGGALASFVACMEKYSGVVFSAPNVYRLLDNDGKKNVNSGLMAGKITNFTNADDLVGNFGSADKLVFSKITIQRGDVSNPWYGLIGIAGHFFETYGGFNSNGSIKLAVQPDVILAQARAIQGIAEIDQNQAIQALLDYLEEDSEGLAKIKNDFVNQVGSGEFELLTESDVLEIMEDLVQVKDGSKYYCINKERAMDLADSLYEQRVRLYDFSEQIGAAAAGYQQMDYDTTSLIEGVSENLR
- a CDS encoding DUF1433 domain-containing protein, whose product is MVRIEQQKNSEQKIANFWETQKPRVEKFIKYNFKDVKTITFTKIENDPLGSNLFGYINNDKEMDFDVSVSLGTGETEFNTGISYSEKMGELEKYPKVIPLSEIENHKKKTNESS
- a CDS encoding DUF1433 domain-containing protein; the protein is MTKKNKVILITFFSIILCIGGFIRVRIEQQKDSEQKIANFWETQKPRVEKFIKYNFKNINSITYTNIEKTPFSTVQNGYINNDKNLYFDVSVSIGTGEKEFESNISHSGNLDSYVKYPEFIPVSQIDNRKKK
- a CDS encoding DUF1433 domain-containing protein, giving the protein MIRVEQQKKSEQKVEAFWETQKPRVEKFIRYNYTDVNSITFTKITNSPLGTALHGFINNDKKLNFFVSVSLASGEIKFEDDISGALWEREKYNEVIPVSKIDEHEKQQEKASN